The region ACGGGGCTGGACACGGCCCAGCACCAGCTGAGCGGCCTGCTGGACACTGTGCGCCAGCGCATCGCCCGCCATGACAGCGTCAGCCACTGGATCAGCCTGGCGACCGGCTTGTTGAACCTGGGCCGGGCCGTGCTCGCGCGCAGCCCGGAACGCATCCTGTCGACCCTGGCGACGGTGCGCGAGCGGCTGCGCGAGGCAGGCGGCGATTGACGGACCGCGACACACGGACCGGCATCCCTTCCCAAAAGGCAAAGGGCAAGGCATCGCTGCCCTGCCCTTTGCCTTGCCGCCACGTCACTGTCACTGCCGCTCTACTGCGCCGGCAACCGCCCGCCTCTGTGTGCGCGCTGGGTGCCGGGTCTCCTCCAACACCAACTCGTCAACTCATGTGCTGCCCGCCATTGATGGCGATATTCGCGCCCGTCACGAACGCCGCTTCGTCCGAGGCCAGGTAGGCCACCAGCGCGGCCACCTCGTCCGGTTCGCCAAGCCGCCCCAGCGGAATCTGCGGCAGGATTTTCCTTTCCATGATGTCGGTGGGAACGGCCGTGACCATCTGCGTGCGCAGGTAGCCGGGCGAGACGGTATTGACGGTCACGCCATGGCGCGCCACTTCCAGCGCCAGCGACTTGGAAAAACCGTGCACGCCGGCCTTGGCGGCCGCATAATTGCACTGGCCGAAAGCGCCTTTCTGGCCATTGACGGACGAGATATTGATGATGCGGCCCCAGCGGTTCAGCAGCATCGGTTCGATCACCTGCTTGCTCATGTTGAAGATGCTGTCGAGATTGGTGCGCATCACTTCGCTCCAGTGCGCGCGCTCCATCTTGCGCATGCTGGCGTCGCGCGTGATGCCGGCATTGTTGACCAGCACGTCGACCCGGCCGAACTGCTGCAGCACATGGCCGACCGCCGACTGGCAGGCGTCGAAATCGCCGACGTCGGCGGCCAGCGCATGGAAGTTGAAATCCTGTGCGCGCTGCTCCTCCAGCCAGTGCGCCACGCGCGGATTACCGGGCGTATGCATGGCCACCACGGCAAAACCGGCGCCATGCAGGCGGCGGCACAGGGCCGTTCCCAGGCCGCCCATGCCGCCGGTGACCAGCGCCACGCGTTGTTCCGCCCATTGTTCTGTCATCGCATCTCCCTCTTGAATTGTTTTTCTGAGTGGGATCAAGTGTAGGAGCAGTTTTTATCAGCGACTTTGCGCAAGATCAAAGGCTCAGACTGTTGCAGCCGTGCGCGGGCGAGCCGCCGCTCTGTGCCAGAATGAAGGCCAGTTTCCATTGAAAGGCCGGCTCATGACGTATAAAACCGTGTTGCTCCATATCGATGACGGCGCCGGGCGCGCCGCCCGCATCGCGCTGGCGGCCAGCGTGGCGCAAGCCTGCGGCGGCCACTTGACGGGCGTGGCCCTGACGGGCGTGTCGCGCCTGCTGTACCAGCACCAGCCCGACCTGGACGCCGATCCCAACCTGTCGCTGCACCTCAATTTCCTGCGTGAACGGGCGGCGCGCGCGCTCGACGGTTTCGATCAGCAGGCCAGCAGTGCCGGCGTGGCCTCGTACGAGCAGCGCGTGGTCGACGACGAAGCGGCCGGCGGCATCAGCCTGCTGGCGCGCTATGCGGACCTGGTGGTGATCAGCCAGTACAACGCGGCCGACAAGTCGCCGTCGGTGATGCGCGACTTTCCCGCCTATGTGCTGCTGCATTCGGGCCGGCCGGTCCTGATCGTGCCGCATGCGATGTCGCCGGCGCAGCTGGCGCAGCCCCATCACCCGGCCGCCGCGCGCAATGTGCTGGTGTCATGGAATGGCAGCAAGGAAGCCAGCCGCGCCGTCAGCGCCGCCCTGCCGCTGCTGCAGCGGGCCGGCCAGGTGCATGTGGCCGTGTTCGACGCCCAGCTGCATGCGGCCGAGCATGGCGACCATCCGGGCGCCGACCTGCTGCAATACCTGGCCCGCCACGGCGTGCAGGCAAAACTGCTGTTACTGGACGGCGGCGCCACGCGGCGCGGCGATATCGGCGAAGCCTTGCTGACGCAGGTGTCCGAACTGTCGGCCGACTTGCTGGTGATGGGCGCCTATGGCCACTCGCGGCTGCGCGAAACCATCCTCGGCGGCGTCACGCGCACGGTGCTGCAAAGCATGACGGTACCGGTGCTGATGGCGCACTGAGCTGTTTCAGTCTTCGGAATGCCAGGTCTGCGCGCGGATCTTGGCCACCTGGCGCTGGGCCAGCCATTGCCACAGCTGCAGCGCGTCGTCCTGGCGCAGCGCCGTCATGCGGCGCGGGCTGGCCAGGGCGATCTCGCAATCGCGGTCCGACCATTCCTCGAAAGTGACTTCGCCACCGCTAGCCACTTCCACTTGGTACATCAGGCCGTCATCGTAGCCGAAACGCAGCATGGCGCTGGCGGGGCCGCCGTCGGGACCGGGACTGGCCTCGCGGTACACCTGCTCCAGCGCTTCGGCCAGCTGGGTCGGCGTGGGGGCGCTGATATTGCGCCCATCGGGCCGGGTGAGAATGAACCATGCTTGTGTCATGACGCGCCCCTATCCATACTCGTTAGCTTGCGGCTGGCAAGATGACGGACAGTAACGATGATTCCAAGCAACTCTGGCGCATGGGAACCATCCCTGTCGGCACTATTTATGCGATTAATAGTAACAGGGATCAAGCCGCCGGCGCACGGCTGTTTGTGCGCATGTGGCATCAAGCCACGCGCACGGGGATGCTGAGCGGGTCGAAGTCTTCCCAGTCGCCGTTGACGATGCTGCCCTCGGCCTGCTCCAGGTTTTGCGCGCCCAGCTGGCGCAGGGTGGCCAGCGCCCGTTCGCCCTCCTCGTCGCCCTCGATGGCCACCGCGATCAGCATGCCGGGCTGGCGCGGCCGGCGCTGGTTTTCATGCGGGCTGCCTTCGCCCGGCTCCACCTCTTCCGATTCGCCGGCGCCCTTCATTTTGTTGAAGCTGTACAAGGAACCCACATGGGCGCCCACCAGCGCGCCGACCAGCGGGCCCAGCGGACCGGTGGCCAGGGCGGTGGCCGCCCCCACGCCGGCGCCCACCGCGGCGCCGACGGCGGCCCCTTCGGCCAGGCCTTCCGGGGTTTCCTTGGCACCCGGCGACATGTCGCGGTCGCCACCGAGCTCATGCAGATCATGCTGGCCCGGCTGGTTGACGAAAAAAGCGCTGATGCGGCTGTCGGCAAAGCCCGCCCGGACCAGGGCCGCGCGCGCCGCGTCGACCTCGTCCTGTAACTGGAAATGACCTGCAAGGATGCGTGACATGATGGTTCTCCTGGTCGCTAGTCGATGAACTTGGCGCAAGGGCGCCACCGTGCATAGCGTGCGCCTGCGGCCCGATGGCGACTGTACGCTTGCGCACACTGCCCAAAAATCACCTGCCGCCATCAGGGGCGGCGGATATCGGCCAGGAATTGCCGCGCGCGCGGATGTTGCGGGCGGCTGAAAAATGCATCGGGCGTGGCCCGTTCCAGCACCTTGCCGTGATCCATGAACCAGACCCGGTCGGCCACTTCGCGCGCAAAGCCCATCTCATGCGTGACGCAGACCATCGTCATGCCGCCCTGCGCCAGGTCGCGCATCACCTGCAGCACTTCGCCCACCATTTCCGGGTCGAGCGCGCTGGTCGGTTCATCGAACAGCATCAGCGGCGGCTGCATGGCCAGCGCGCGGGCGATCGCCACGCGCTGTTGCTGGCCGCCGGACAACGCCGCCGGCATCGCTTTGGCCTTGTGCGCCAGGCCGACCCGGTCGAGCAGCTCCAGCGCGCGCCGTTCTGCCTCCTTGCGCGGCAGGCCGCGCAGGCGCTGCGGCGCCAGCGTGCAATTATCCAGTACCGACAGATGGGGAAACAGATTGAACTGCTGGAACACGAAGCCGATCCGCGAGCGGAAGGCATTCACGTCCAGCCCCGGCGCGTGGATATCCTGGCTGGCCACCGTGATGCGCCCGGAGGCGATAGTCTCCAGGCGGTTGATGGTGCGGATCAGGGTCGATTTGCCGGAGCCGGACGGGCCGCACACCACCAGCACTTCGCCCCTGGCGACCTGCTCGCTGACGCCGTCGAGCGCGTGGTAGTTGCCATAGTATTTGTTGACCTGGTCAAACGTGATCATGCGGCCGCCGTCAGGGTGCGCGCCTGGCGGCGCTCGAGCCAGAAGGCGGCGCGCGACAGGCTGAAACAAAGAATGAAGTAGGTCAGGCCCAGCAGGAAATACACTTGCACCGGCTTGACCAGCACCAGGCCATTGATCTGCGAGGCGATGAACGACACTTCGGACAGGCCGATGATGTAGCCGAGCGAGGTTTCCTTGATGGTCGAGACGAACTGGTTCACCAGCGAGGGCAGCATATGGCGCAGCGCCTGCGGCAGGATGATGGAACCCATGGTGGCCGCATAGCCCAGGCCCAGCGAACGGGCCGCCTCGAACTGTCCCTTCGGCACGGCCTGCACGCCGGCGCGCACGATTTCGGCCAGGTAGATCGCATCGAACACCACCAGCGCGGCCAGCATGGTGCCGAACTGGCCGCTTTCATGGCCCGTCAAACTGGGCAAAAAGAAATAGGCCCAGAAGATCACCAGCAGCAAGGGAATCCCGCGCACCAGCTGGATCAGGCAGGCCACCGGCCAGCGCAGCGCGCGCCAGGGACTGAGGCGGGCCAGGCCCAGCAGCAAGCCCAAAGGCAGGCTCAGCACCAGCGCCAGGCTGGCCAGCACGACCGTCAGCGCCAGGCCGCCCAGCGGTCCTTCCGGATAGCGGCCGACCAGGAAATACAGCCAGTAATCCTGTATCAGGGCTATCATCGCGCCAGCCTTTTTTGCAGCAGGAAGGCCGCGCCGGCGATGCCCAGCGAAATGGCCAGGTAGGCGGCGCTGGCAAAGGCAAACGCCTCCACGCTGCGAAACGAGGCGGACTCCACGCGCTGGGTCTGGTACATCAGCTCGGCCACGCCGATCACGGTGGCGATACTCGTGTTTTGCCACAGGTTCAGGGTTTGCGACAGCAGCGGCGGCGCGGCCAGGCGCAGCGCCTGCGGCAGGATGCACAGGCGCATGGTGGCCAGGTAGCCGAAGCCCAGCGCCCTGCCCGCTTCGAATTGCTGCATGGGAATCGCGCGGATGCCGCTGCGGATATCTTCGGCCATATAGGCGGCCGTGTACAGCGTCAGCGCGACGACGGCGCTGGTGGCCTCGACATTGCCGGCGTACAGGCGCTCCTTCCAGGCCTGCGGCAGCAACTCGGGCGCGGCAAAATACCAGAACAAAAAATGCGCCAGCAGCGGCACGTTGCGGATCAGCTCGATATACACGGTGCCCAGCGCATTCAACAGGCGCGACGGCGCCAGGCGCAGCATGGCCACGCCACAGGCCAGCGGCAAGGACAGCAGCAAGGTGATGCCCATCAATTGCAGCGACAGCAGCAAGCCGGCCAGCAACCAGTCGCGGTAGTCGCCGGACAGCAGGATATGCGGATCAAACATAGGGATCGACCATCAAGCCTGATCAGGCGTCGATCTTGTCCGAGTCGATTTTAAAGGTGCGCTTTTCGAACTTCACATTGCTGGTCGGGCCATACCATTTGAAGAACAGTTTTTCCGCCTCGCCCGATTTTTCCAGGCCGCGCAACACATTGTCGACCGCCGTCTTGAAGCCCCTTTCGCCCTTGCGGATGCCGAAGGCCAGCACTTCCTTGCTGATGTTTTGCGGCAGCACCAGATAGTCTTTCTGCGCCGCGCCCAGCTTGGCGTAATTGTTCAGCAGCGAGACTTCATCGTCGACATAGCCGGCGCCCTTGCCCTGCTGCAAGCCGTGATAGGCCTGGCCCGCCGTCTCGAACGTCACCACGTCGACGCCGGGCACGGCCTTGCGGATATTCGGTTCCTGGGTGCCGCCCTTGACGGTCAGCACTTTCTTGCCCGCCAGGCCGGCAACGCTGGTGATATTGCTGCTTTTTTTCACCAGCACGCGCTGGCCGGTGGCAAACGTCGACAGCGAAAAATCGATCAGGCTTTCGCGCTCCTTGTTGTGGGTCAGCGACGCCGTCAGGATATCGACGCGGCCCTGCTGCAGTTCAGGGATACGGGCCGCCACCGCCAGCTGCTTGATCACCGGCTTTACGCCCAGGCCCCTGGCGATTTCGCGGCACAGGTCCACTTCATAGCCCACCAGCTGGCGCGACTTGGCATCGATAAAGCTGTTCGGCTCATCCGTGCCCAGCGCGCCGCAGACCAGCTCGCCCTTGGCCTTGATGGCGGCCAGCTGGTCGGCATGGGCCAGCTGGGAAAACGCGACAGTGGTCAGTACAAGTGCGGCGAGGTGAAGACGGGTCTGCATGGAAATCCTGTAATGGCATCGAGAATGCCGCCATTAAACCCCGGCCGCCATATATACAAAAAGGAATCTTTTCGGCATTACTTATACGTAAATCGTTTATGCACAAATCGTTGATGACAACGCATCGCGCGGCGCGCGCCCCGCCAGCAGATCCGCGACATTGTCGAGCGCCCGGTGGCCCATGGCCTCGCGCGTTTCCACAGTGGCCGTTCCCATGTGCGGCGTCATGAAGACATTGGGCAGATCGCGCAGGCGCAGATCGTAGTCCGGCTCGCAACGGAACACGTCGAGTCCGGCTGCAGCCAACTGGCCGCTATGCAGCGCGGCAATCAGATCGTCTTCGTTGACCAGCGTGCCGCGCGCCGTATTGACCAGCACCGCGCCGCGCGGCAGCAGCGCCAGCAGCGCCCCGTCGACCTGGCCGCCGAGCGCGCCGCCGGGTGCATGCAGCGACAAAACCTGGCACTGGGGCAGCATGGCGCGCACATCCGCGACATACCGGGCGCCCTGCTCGCTTTCCGGCGCCAGCCGGCGCCGGTTGTGGTACAGCACCGTCACGCCGAAGCCGCGCGCCCGCCGCGCCACCGCCTGGCCGATGCGGCCCATGCCGATGATGCCCAGCGTCTTGCCATGCAAATCGCGGCCCAGCATATCGCCCAGGCCAAAGCGCTGGCGCCAGCCCTGCTCCATGACGGCCGCATACTCGCGCCCGCGCCGCAATGCCCCCAGCATCAGGAACAGCGCCAGGTCGGCGGTCGCTTCCGTCACCACATCCGGTGTATTGGTGATAACAA is a window of Janthinobacterium sp. J1-1 DNA encoding:
- a CDS encoding amino acid ABC transporter permease, which gives rise to MPMFDPHILLSGDYRDWLLAGLLLSLQLMGITLLLSLPLACGVAMLRLAPSRLLNALGTVYIELIRNVPLLAHFLFWYFAAPELLPQAWKERLYAGNVEATSAVVALTLYTAAYMAEDIRSGIRAIPMQQFEAGRALGFGYLATMRLCILPQALRLAAPPLLSQTLNLWQNTSIATVIGVAELMYQTQRVESASFRSVEAFAFASAAYLAISLGIAGAAFLLQKRLAR
- the phbB gene encoding acetoacetyl-CoA reductase — its product is MTEQWAEQRVALVTGGMGGLGTALCRRLHGAGFAVVAMHTPGNPRVAHWLEEQRAQDFNFHALAADVGDFDACQSAVGHVLQQFGRVDVLVNNAGITRDASMRKMERAHWSEVMRTNLDSIFNMSKQVIEPMLLNRWGRIINISSVNGQKGAFGQCNYAAAKAGVHGFSKSLALEVARHGVTVNTVSPGYLRTQMVTAVPTDIMERKILPQIPLGRLGEPDEVAALVAYLASDEAAFVTGANIAINGGQHMS
- a CDS encoding amino acid ABC transporter permease; its protein translation is MIALIQDYWLYFLVGRYPEGPLGGLALTVVLASLALVLSLPLGLLLGLARLSPWRALRWPVACLIQLVRGIPLLLVIFWAYFFLPSLTGHESGQFGTMLAALVVFDAIYLAEIVRAGVQAVPKGQFEAARSLGLGYAATMGSIILPQALRHMLPSLVNQFVSTIKETSLGYIIGLSEVSFIASQINGLVLVKPVQVYFLLGLTYFILCFSLSRAAFWLERRQARTLTAAA
- a CDS encoding ABC transporter substrate-binding protein; the protein is MQTRLHLAALVLTTVAFSQLAHADQLAAIKAKGELVCGALGTDEPNSFIDAKSRQLVGYEVDLCREIARGLGVKPVIKQLAVAARIPELQQGRVDILTASLTHNKERESLIDFSLSTFATGQRVLVKKSSNITSVAGLAGKKVLTVKGGTQEPNIRKAVPGVDVVTFETAGQAYHGLQQGKGAGYVDDEVSLLNNYAKLGAAQKDYLVLPQNISKEVLAFGIRKGERGFKTAVDNVLRGLEKSGEAEKLFFKWYGPTSNVKFEKRTFKIDSDKIDA
- a CDS encoding glycine zipper domain-containing protein gives rise to the protein MSRILAGHFQLQDEVDAARAALVRAGFADSRISAFFVNQPGQHDLHELGGDRDMSPGAKETPEGLAEGAAVGAAVGAGVGAATALATGPLGPLVGALVGAHVGSLYSFNKMKGAGESEEVEPGEGSPHENQRRPRQPGMLIAVAIEGDEEGERALATLRQLGAQNLEQAEGSIVNGDWEDFDPLSIPVRVA
- a CDS encoding universal stress protein, with product MTYKTVLLHIDDGAGRAARIALAASVAQACGGHLTGVALTGVSRLLYQHQPDLDADPNLSLHLNFLRERAARALDGFDQQASSAGVASYEQRVVDDEAAGGISLLARYADLVVISQYNAADKSPSVMRDFPAYVLLHSGRPVLIVPHAMSPAQLAQPHHPAAARNVLVSWNGSKEASRAVSAALPLLQRAGQVHVAVFDAQLHAAEHGDHPGADLLQYLARHGVQAKLLLLDGGATRRGDIGEALLTQVSELSADLLVMGAYGHSRLRETILGGVTRTVLQSMTVPVLMAH
- a CDS encoding D-glycerate dehydrogenase, which translates into the protein MNSRLLCAAPLPPAIAARAESSFGAVTSQARQLGTDETIAMLQGNAHMQAVLISSRVRFDAAAIERLPSSLRLIATCSVGYDHVDLAAAGTRGIVITNTPDVVTEATADLALFLMLGALRRGREYAAVMEQGWRQRFGLGDMLGRDLHGKTLGIIGMGRIGQAVARRARGFGVTVLYHNRRRLAPESEQGARYVADVRAMLPQCQVLSLHAPGGALGGQVDGALLALLPRGAVLVNTARGTLVNEDDLIAALHSGQLAAAGLDVFRCEPDYDLRLRDLPNVFMTPHMGTATVETREAMGHRALDNVADLLAGRAPRDALSSTICA
- a CDS encoding amino acid ABC transporter ATP-binding protein, producing the protein MITFDQVNKYYGNYHALDGVSEQVARGEVLVVCGPSGSGKSTLIRTINRLETIASGRITVASQDIHAPGLDVNAFRSRIGFVFQQFNLFPHLSVLDNCTLAPQRLRGLPRKEAERRALELLDRVGLAHKAKAMPAALSGGQQQRVAIARALAMQPPLMLFDEPTSALDPEMVGEVLQVMRDLAQGGMTMVCVTHEMGFAREVADRVWFMDHGKVLERATPDAFFSRPQHPRARQFLADIRRP